One genomic window of Coregonus clupeaformis isolate EN_2021a chromosome 12, ASM2061545v1, whole genome shotgun sequence includes the following:
- the LOC121578792 gene encoding T-complex protein 11 homolog, producing the protein MYYSTMLSLLLPGHVHLRAQVEEVLDLIQQQADHGALDLQRLSGYIINTMASLCAPIRDPKIRTLQDLSDPVELLKVIFRVLGLIKADMVNFTVQSLRPHLLQQAVQYEQAKFQEILLKQSVSPTFVLNRAYLRLLSWDPNNQTYPETVLMDRARLEVLEQRLSLLVLQASVLLLNSTQCGATVFSSQGFVCKLKQTITALLEGSHNR; encoded by the exons ATGTATTACAGT ACCATGCTGTCCCTGCTCCTGCCAGGCCATGTGCATCTGAGGGCccaggtggaggaggttctggaTCTGATCCAGCAGCAGGCAGATCATGGGGCCCTGGACCTGCAAAGACTGTCAGGCTACATCATCAATACCATGGCCTCCCTGTGTGCCCCTATACGAGACCCAAAGATCAGGACCCTACAGGACCTCTCGGACCCAGTGGAGCTCCtcaa GGTGATCTTCCGAGTCCTTGGCCTGATTAAGGCAGACATGGTCAACTTTACTGTTCAGAGCCTCAGGCCTCATCTTTTGCAGCAGGCTGTCCAGTACGAGCAAGCAAAGTTCCAGGAGATCCTGTTGAAGCAGTCAG TCAGTCCTACATTCGTTCTGAACAGGGCTTACCTGCGTCTGCTGAGCTGGGACCCCAACAACCAGACCTACCCTGAG aCAGTTCTGATGGACAGAGCCCGCTTGGAGGTACTGGAACAGAGACTGAGCCTACTGGTTCTACAGGCATCAGTTCTGCTGTTGAACAGCACACAGTGTGGGGCCACTGTTTTTTCTTCGCAGGGGTTTGTATGTAAACTCAAGCAGACCATCACTGCCCTGCTGGAGGGCAGTCACAACAGGTAA